The Bacillota bacterium sequence TTCACCCCCAGGGCAATGATCTTCACGGAATCATCTATTTCTTTCTTTAAGCTTTCAATTATCTGGCTTCCGAGACCGCCTCCCATACCGTCGATAACCCCTATGTTCACTCTCTTATGCCTCCATTACATTATTGTATATTCAAGCCCTTCATGGGCTAATTCCCCCGTTTCAGCCGCTATTTCAATATTTAACTTTCAGGCAGCTTCTATTATATCAAAGTTTTGGCAAACCGTCTACAGATTAAAGGTCTGGAAACTCTCTATCTTTAATAGAAATGAGCAGAAAGCCACCAGTGGGTATAATAAAAAGCCGGGATTCTTCCCGGCTTTCTTAGAGGGGACTGTTTATCCTCCGAGAACATTAGGGACCAGAAATACTTCATCTCCATCTTTAAGCTTAGTTTTTGTTCCTTCTAAAAATGTAATATTTTCCCCATTCAACAATACCACCTGAGCCAAACTCCTGTTTGTTCTATAGAGGAATTTGGTAATAGGTTCCCCGTATTTCTTTTCCAACTCTGATAAAAGGTCGCTAATTGAAGAGCCTTCCGGTAAAAATATTTCCTTTTCACGTCCCCCTATAAGTTCAGCAATATCCATGGCAGCTACAATCTTTATACCGATCATTTATAGGCACCCTGTCTTTCTAAATCTTTAATAACATCTTCAAGCCCTAATTCTGCTAGTTTTTCTTTGGTTGGTATTCCGTTTTTATCCCAGCCTCTTTCAGCATAGTATTCATCAAGCATGAGATCCAAAACAGACAGAGAGCGCTTTCTGGTAGAATACTCTTGTCGTGAATTACAGCTTGAACACAATAAAAGGAAAAAATTTCCTGAAAATAGCGGTATTAAAAGGGCAAAATTTCCGGAGAGATCCAAAGGTCAGTTCTGTCAAAAGAAGTATACGGTGTTCCTTTTAAATCTGTTGCTGTGCCCATAAAAGATGAAGCAGACCAGGTAATCGGATGTCTGG is a genomic window containing:
- a CDS encoding MoaD family protein; the protein is MIGIKIVAAMDIAELIGGREKEIFLPEGSSISDLLSELEKKYGEPITKFLYRTNRSLAQVVLLNGENITFLEGTKTKLKDGDEVFLVPNVLGG
- a CDS encoding DUF3842 family protein, producing the protein MNIGVIDGMGGGLGSQIIESLKKEIDDSVKIIALGV